Proteins from one Homalodisca vitripennis isolate AUS2020 chromosome 3, UT_GWSS_2.1, whole genome shotgun sequence genomic window:
- the LOC124358441 gene encoding uncharacterized protein LOC124358441: MVREVESGDYLSTDHMDRFGSILDENTEYHPVSCLAIDAMEGVSAVATPHIQILFSGKIDASSIGHWIVVFHDGSNLYVYDSLNSAHLTADQTKLLSLLFPDLSIVPAFIPVQRQENGFDCGVFAIANATSLALGRDPAKLRYDIPSMRPHLAEMLRTGRLDMFPTLSVSSPPELIIKDPNSTCLSIVESLPPLEISTMSVCAPVKKGPGRPKKVKRGRPKTLSTTKEEQIKNSKKKYSSNNPQVNRDAVQRYTEQHPQVHRDAVQRYTEQHPQVHRDAVQRYTEQHPEVHRGAVQRYTEKHPDTNLQKCPHCHARLFDEEKDRKKWCCGEGSYKVHNLPPLDASFYSNRLFIERARAYNDLFAFCALEVTGGYRHPSGLAFFKIEGKMYHQVHSLDAPGQKFRTKGGDVQFVNRCRLYIDDGEERKNIAMGRSLNSEVIDEINTYLLSCNPFINDFRRLSDEPSVNAHLEFEVTSRSTHGPVLGDRQTGIEVHAVLSNEDTITDPRKLTIWKKSDRRPSSVDLFSPLMEPFQYPLLYPQGNLGWHIGRLDNHGGKLSQYNYSRCLLLSDPRFSHFGRLSQAWQVEMFARYEEERLRFIRFSQTRSAAQNSLRIGPLDELLEAQRGRQAGGQVLGDITRDETVLGEGGVQAGKVYLPSSFTGGPRYMKVHYENAMGLVSRLGSPTFFLTFTFSATWEENKKACPHNSGRSDPSTACRIFQIKLGELLRDLRSGAMFSRPARDIDSVIRADIPSEEEAAGRLRKLVLKHMIHGPCGTDHRTDFLCWDSAKGHCNKFYPKPACQTTHVDERGFVQYKRDYTNEGFITSRRRQIKVHDGWVVPYNSALLLKYEAHINLELASTRRVIKYLFKYLMKGGSLQNVTVTPLGKQEDEVEHYVTKRMVGASDACWRLLDFPVSKLEPTVECLPVHLEGKQSVVFRPRQLSDAVTQASSKLMVYFNRPHHETFDNVTYQTFYEKFMVHTKRPRTAELYEHPDGHHFVTTRQRGEKVCRLMWVSPNRGEQYYLRILLMSTPCRGYVDLLARGGPGCRTFQDVARNLGLVEDEEEYNHALREASTFMTGPRLRSFFVILCNMGAPAALLWESFKNHLSEDHLERNPLDPELAVKLTLIDIDRSLRQQGSCLKDHGLPYVEDDTTELGRELLNYGENLQRTIVEDWVPKLSPDQRRVFEYVRSLLLNPRDRRTSRIIFLDGPGGYGKTSLIRVILAYVRGCRQVALAVASSGIAARNMDGGTTAHSMFRLPLDLGHGTGVWNITNGSQRAELIRAAQLIVFDEAPMAHTATSSR; this comes from the exons ATGGTAAGAGAGGTTGAGAGTGGGGACTATCTTAGTACTGACCATATGGATAGGTTCGGAAGCATACTGGATGAAAACACTGAGTATCATCCTGTAAGCTGTTTGGCCATTGATGCAATGGAAGGTGTTTCGGCTGTCGCTACACCTCACATACAAATTCTGTTCTCGGGGAAGATCGACGCCAGTTCTATCGGTCATTGGATTGTGGTCTTCCACGATGGCAGTAATTTGTATGTGTACGACAGTCTGAACAGTGCCCACCTCACTGCAGACCAAACTAAGCTGCTCTCCCTTCTGTTCCCGGACCTATCCATCGTTCCAGCATTTATTCCCGTCCAAAGGCAAGAAAACGGTTTTGACTGCGGCGTATTCGCCATTGCTAATGCTACTTCACTTGCCCTTGGCCGGGACCCAGCCAAACTGCGCTATGATATACCATCAATGCGCCCCCATTTGGCTGAAATGCTGCGCACGGGTAGACTGGATATGTTCCCTACGCTATCAGTGTCCTCTCCTCCTGAGCTAATAATCAAAGATCCTAATTCTACTTGTTTAAGCATTGTCGAATCTTTACCGCCATTAGAAATAAGTACCATGTCCGTCTGTGCTCCAGTTAAAAAGGGGCCGGGTAGACCTAAAAAAGTGAAACGTGGCCGCCCTAAAACTCTTTCAACCACTAAGGAGGAgcagataaaaaattcaaagaaaaagtaCTCCTCAAACAATCCTCAAGTCAACAGGGATGCTGTTCAACGTTACACTGAGCAGCACCCTCAGGTCCACCGAGATGCTGTCCAGCGTTACACTGAGCAACATCCTCAGGTCCATCGAGATGCTGTTCAGCGCTACACTGAGCAGCATCCTGAAGTTCACAGGGGTGCTGTTCAGCGTTATACAGAAAAACATCCtgacacaaatttacaaaaa TGTCCTCATTGTCATGCAAGGCTGTTCGATGAAGAGAAGGATAGGAAGAAATGGTGTTGCGGTGAGGGATCTTATAAAGTCCATAATTTACCTCCTCTGGACGCCAGTTTCTATTCTAACCGTCTGTTCATCGAACGAGCCCGTGCCTACAATGACTTGTTTGCCTTCTGCGCTCTCGAGGTGACTGGGGGGTACCGTCATCCTTCAGGCCTCGCCTTCTTTAAGATCGAAGGTAAGATGTACCACCAGGTTCACAGTCTGGACGCTCCAGGTCAAAAGTTTAGGACCAAGGGAGGTGATGTCCAGTTTGTGAACCGGTGCCGCCTGTACATAGATGATGGCGAGGAGCGCAAAAACATTGCCATGGGTAGATCATTGAACTCAGAAgtcattgatgaaattaatacatatctTCTTTCCTGTAATCCTTTCATCAATGATTTCCGTAGATTGAGTGATGAGCCTTCAGTCAACGCTCATTTGGAATTTGAAGTGACCAGCAGATCTACCCATGGCCCTGTTCTTGGAGATAGGCAAACAGGCATTGAAGTGCACGCTGTATTGAGCAATGAAGACACCATAACTGATCCAAGAAAATTGACCATCTGGAAGAAGAGTGATAGGCGTCCGTCTTCCGTTGACCTCTTTAGCCCCTTAATGGAGCCTTTCCAATATCCGTTGCTCTATCCTCAAGGTAATTTAGGGTGGCATATTGGGCGCTTAGACAACCACGGGGGGAAACTTTCACAATACAATTACTCTAGATGTCTCCTCCTCTCCGATCCCCGTTTCTCGCATTTCGGCAGGCTGTCTCAAgcatggcaggtcgagatgttcgCGAGGTACGAGGAGGAGCGTCTAAGATTTATTCGTTTCTCCCAAACGCGTTCTGCTGCTCAAAATTCCTTGAGGATAGGACCACTGGACGAGCTCCTTGAAGCTCAACGGGGTAGGCAAGCTGGTGGGCAGGTTTTAGGCGACATCACCCGCGATGAAACAGTCTTGGGTGAGGGTGGGGTGCAGGCTGGAAAAGTTTACCTCCCAAGTTCGTTTACCGGTGGACCCAGATACATGAAGGTACATTACGAGAACGCAATGGGCCTTGTGTCTCGTCTGGGTTCACCTACGTTTTTCCTGACGTTCACCTTCAGTGctacttgggaggaaaacaagaaggCCTGCCCTCACAACAGCGGGCGCAGTGACCCCTCAACAGCCTGCAGAATCTTCCAGATTAAACTTGGCGAACTCCTCCGAGATCTGCGCAGCGGAGCAATGTTTAGCCGTCCG GCACGTGACATTGACTCCGTAATACGCGCAGACATCCCTTCGGAGGAGGAAGCCgctggaagactcaggaagttggtgctgAAACACATGATTCATGGTCCATGTGGTACTGACcaccgcaccgacttcctgtgctgggactcTGCAAAGGGGCACTGCAACAAGTTCTACCCCAAGCCTGCCTGCCAAACCACCCACGTGGACGAGAGGGGGTTCGTCCAATACAAACGAGACTACACAAACGAAGGCTTTATCACATCACGGAGGAGACAGATCAAAGTGCATGATGGCTGGGTCGTTCCGTACAATTCCGCATTACTGCTCAAATACGAGGCGCACATAAACTTGGAGCTTGCTTCTACTCGTCGCGTAATCAAGTACCTCTTTAAGTACCTCATGAAAGGCGGTTCTCTCCAGAACGTAACCGTCACTCCCCTGGGGAAACAAGAGGATGAGGTCGAGCATTACGTGACGAAGAGAATGGTGGGTGccagcgacgcatgctggcgtcttcTCGACTTTCCTGTGTCAAAGCTCGAGCCCACCGTTGAGTGTCTTCCCGTGCATTTAGAGGGCAAACAAAGTGTTGTCTTTCGGCCGAGACAGCTCTCTGATGCAGTCACTCAAGCAAGCTCCAAGCTTATGGTCTACTTCAATCGCCCGCACCATGAAACTTTTGACAATGTCACGTACCAGACATTTTACGAGAAGTTCATGGTGCACACTAAGCGCCCACGTACTGCGGAATTGTACGAACACCCCGATGGCCATCACTTTGTAACGACTCGCCAGCGTGGTGAGAAGGTATGTAGGTTGATGTGGGTCTCTCCCAACCGAGGAGAACAATACTACCTTCGTATTCTACTTATGTCTACACCTTGCCGTGGTTACGTTGATCTTCTGGCTCGTGGCGGTCCTGGTTGCCGGACGTTTCAGGACGTAGCCCGCAATCTCGGCCTGGTGGAAGACGAAGAAGAATACAATCACGCGCTGCGCGAGGCATCTACGTTTATGACTGGACCTAGGCTCCGTTCCTTCTTCGTGATCCTCTGCAACATGGGAGCTCCCGCTGCTCTTCTGTGGGAGTCTTTCAAGAACCACCTTAGCGAGGATCACTTAGAAAGGAACCCTCTCGACCCTGAACTGGCGGTGAAACTTACCTTGATAGACATCGATCGGAGCCTCCGCCAGCAGGGATCGTGCTTGAAAGATCATGGACTCCCCTACGTCGAGGATGACACGACTGAGTTAGGTAGAGAGCTACTCAACTACGGCGAGAACCTCCAGCGAACCATCGTTGAGGACTGGGTGCCCAAACTCTCCCCAGACCAGCGCCGTGTGTTTGAGTACGTTCGCTCTCTGCTTCTCAACCCCCGTGACCGACGCACTTCTAGAATCATATTTCTGGACGGTCCCGGGGGTTATGGGAAGACCTCTCTGATTCGTGTCATCCTTGCGTATGTCCGTGGTTGTCGACAGGTTGCACTCGCCGTGGCTAGCTCAGGGATTGCTGCAAGGAACATGGATGGAGGAACAACAGCACATAGCATGTTCCGACTCCCTCTAGACCTAGGTCACGGCACAGGTGTGTGGAACAtcaccaacgggtcccagcgagCAGAACTCATCAGAGCAGCACAGCTCATTGTGTTTGATGAGGCCCCGATGGCACACaccgctacatcttcgagatga
- the LOC124358442 gene encoding ATP-dependent DNA helicase PIF1-like, which translates to MIDRSLRDLMNSSVPFGNKIFICSGDFRQIAPVVEKARTPADVACVSLRASHLWRLFTLFSLTTPQRTSGSIDYSNFLLGVGNGTINPLLFGEGRERESLIPLTGVRCLTSLADLITDVFPPGVLRDPDLCARRAILSTLNVNVKEINGRILDLMDGRIHELRSADTVDREDDDGLDVDVNLLNQATGKGVPDHVLRLKVGSVCLIMRNLNIGDGLVNGTKVIVTAISSRLITVRLIGNTQPIGIPRITFRFAFAEGSPLRVCRRQFPLMLAYCMTGHKSQGQTIEYVGVDLRTDCFTHGQLYVLLSRVRRPDDIVVLVPDDRIVEGVAYAKNIVYDELLLNTD; encoded by the coding sequence atgaTCGACAGATCCCTCCGGGATCTCATGAATAGTAGTGTGCCATTCGGGAATAAGATCTTCATCTGCTCCGGGGACTTCCGTCAGATTGCGCCCGTCGTTGAGAAGGCTCGCACACCAGCTGATGTCGCGTGCGTGTCACTTCGGGCGTCacatctgtggcgactgttcACACTATTTTCCCTGACGACACCCCAGAGAACTAGTGGTTCCATTGACTACTCCAACTTCCTCCTTGGAGTAGGCAATGGAACAATAAATCCTTTACTTTTTGGAGAAGGCCGCGAGAGAGAGTCTCTCATTCCCCTCACTGGGGTGAGATGCCTCACTTCTCTCGCGGACTTAATAACGGATGTGTTTCCTCCTGGTGTTCTGCGAGATCCTGATCTTTGTGCGAGACGGGCAATACTCTCAACTCTGAATGTGAACGTCAAGGAGATCAACGGTCGCATCCTAGACCTCATGGACGGGCGcattcatgagttgagaagcgcggACACCGTGGACAGAGAAGACGACGACGGGCTGGATGTGGACGTAAATCTCCTCAACCAGGCCACTGGCAAAGGAGTGCCAGATCACGTCCTGCGTCTCAAGGTCGGCTCCGTATGCTTAATCATGAGAAACTTAAATATCGGTGATGGACTCGTGAACGGCACCAAAGTCATTGTGACGGCGATCAGCAGCCGACTGATCACCGTCAGACTTATCGGCAACACGCAACCTATCGGAATTCCCCGGATTACGTTCAGGTTCGCGTTTGCCGAAGGATCGCCGCTCCGGGTTTGTCGCCGTCAGTTCCCCCTCATGTTGGCGTACTGCATgactggtcacaagagccaaggccAGACAATTGAGTACGTCGGAGTCGACCTGAGAACGGACTgcttcactcatggccagctctACGTCCTGTTGAGCAGAGTGAGACGTCCAGACGACATCGTCGTTCTTGTACCAGACGACAGAATAGTAGAAGGAGTCGCCTATGCAAAGAATATTGTATATGACGAGCTCCTTCTAAACACTGATTAA